The following coding sequences are from one Strix uralensis isolate ZFMK-TIS-50842 chromosome 6, bStrUra1, whole genome shotgun sequence window:
- the LOC141945162 gene encoding dual specificity protein kinase CLK1-like isoform X1 yields MKETVVNDAMLKNAATSTIKDVLLGIAVAKHQVIAGRGLTKGDTTHLTLPVLIIRREDRHVAVKIVKNVHGYSEAAAHEEIKVLQHLNASDPDSTHHCVQMLEWFEYHGHVCIVFELLGLSTYDFIKENGFLPLRLEHIRQMAYQICKSVNFLHVNRLTHTDLKPENILFVTSDYVEEYNPKRKRDERRLKNTDIKVADFGNATYDDKYHRALVTTRYYRAPEVILALGWSQPCDVWSIGCILLEYYLGFAVFQARDNRQHLAMMERVLGPLPGHMIEKTRRRRYFHGARLDWDEHSSAGRSVSRRCKPLKEFMACHNSDHRNLFDLVQKMLEYDPAKRITLGEALKHPFFLPLKREKRKLSPVAEKADADVTPKRQKKY; encoded by the exons ATGAAAGAGACCGTCGTGAACGACGCGATGTTGAAGAACGCAGCAACAAGTACAATCAAGGATGTGCTACTGGGCATCGCAGTAGCAAAGCATCAGGTTATAGCAGGGCGAGGCCTCACAAAAGGAGATACGACACACCTCACCCTGCCGGTCCTCATCATCCGCAG GGAAGACAGACATGTGGCTGTGAAAATAGTAAAAAACGTTCATGGGTActctgaagcagcagctcatgaagaaataaaagtactGCAACACTTAAATGCATCGGATCCCGACAGTACACA TCACTGTGTCCAGATGTTGGAATGGTTTGAGTACCATGGGCACGTCTGCATTGTTTTcgagctgctggggctcagcacctATGACTTTATTAAAGAGAATGGCTTTTTGCCATTGAGGCTGGAGCACATTAGACAGATGGCTTATCAGATCTGCAAATCTGTGAACT TTTTGCACGTGAACAGGTTGACGCATACAGAtctgaaaccagaaaatattttatttgtgacGTCTGACTATGTCGAAGAATATAACCCCAAACGG AAACGCGATGAACGGAGACTGAAAAATACAGACATCAAAGTTGCGGACTTTGGGAACGCAACGTATGATGACAAGTATCATCGCGCTTTGGTGACTACAAGATACTACAGAGCTCCTGAAGTGATCCTGG CACTGGGATGGTCGCAGCCATGTGATGTTTGGAGCATAGGATGTATCCTCCTAGAATACTACCTTGGATTCGCAGTATTTCAG GCCCGTGACAACAGACAGCACCTGGCAATGATGGAGCGGGTACTGGGGCCTTTGCCAGGGCACATGATAGAGAAAACCAG GAGACGCAGATATTTCCACGGTGCCCGGCTGGACTGGGATGAACACAGTTCCGCTGGAAGATCTGTCTCAAGGCGCTGTAAGCCCCTGAAG GAATTCATGGCCTGCCACAATTCTGACCACAGGAACCTCTTTGACCTCGTCCAGAAGATGTTGGAGTATGACCCAGCCAAGCGCATTACTCTTGGGGAAGCACTgaaacatccttttttcttgcccttgaaacgggagaaaaggaagctgtcTCCTGTAGCTGAGAAGGCTGATGCAGATGTCACtccaaagagacaaaaaaaatattaa
- the LOC141945162 gene encoding dual specificity protein kinase CLK4-like isoform X3: MLEWFEYHGHVCIVFELLGLSTYDFIKENGFLPLRLEHIRQMAYQICKSVNFLHVNRLTHTDLKPENILFVTSDYVEEYNPKRKRDERRLKNTDIKVADFGNATYDDKYHRALVTTRYYRAPEVILALGWSQPCDVWSIGCILLEYYLGFAVFQARDNRQHLAMMERVLGPLPGHMIEKTRRRRYFHGARLDWDEHSSAGRSVSRRCKPLKEFMACHNSDHRNLFDLVQKMLEYDPAKRITLGEALKHPFFLPLKREKRKLSPVAEKADADVTPKRQKKY; this comes from the exons ATGTTGGAATGGTTTGAGTACCATGGGCACGTCTGCATTGTTTTcgagctgctggggctcagcacctATGACTTTATTAAAGAGAATGGCTTTTTGCCATTGAGGCTGGAGCACATTAGACAGATGGCTTATCAGATCTGCAAATCTGTGAACT TTTTGCACGTGAACAGGTTGACGCATACAGAtctgaaaccagaaaatattttatttgtgacGTCTGACTATGTCGAAGAATATAACCCCAAACGG AAACGCGATGAACGGAGACTGAAAAATACAGACATCAAAGTTGCGGACTTTGGGAACGCAACGTATGATGACAAGTATCATCGCGCTTTGGTGACTACAAGATACTACAGAGCTCCTGAAGTGATCCTGG CACTGGGATGGTCGCAGCCATGTGATGTTTGGAGCATAGGATGTATCCTCCTAGAATACTACCTTGGATTCGCAGTATTTCAG GCCCGTGACAACAGACAGCACCTGGCAATGATGGAGCGGGTACTGGGGCCTTTGCCAGGGCACATGATAGAGAAAACCAG GAGACGCAGATATTTCCACGGTGCCCGGCTGGACTGGGATGAACACAGTTCCGCTGGAAGATCTGTCTCAAGGCGCTGTAAGCCCCTGAAG GAATTCATGGCCTGCCACAATTCTGACCACAGGAACCTCTTTGACCTCGTCCAGAAGATGTTGGAGTATGACCCAGCCAAGCGCATTACTCTTGGGGAAGCACTgaaacatccttttttcttgcccttgaaacgggagaaaaggaagctgtcTCCTGTAGCTGAGAAGGCTGATGCAGATGTCACtccaaagagacaaaaaaaatattaa
- the LOC141945162 gene encoding dual specificity protein kinase CLK4-like isoform X2, with amino-acid sequence MTYASGRSTTSVAIHGFSCFCSHCVQMLEWFEYHGHVCIVFELLGLSTYDFIKENGFLPLRLEHIRQMAYQICKSVNFLHVNRLTHTDLKPENILFVTSDYVEEYNPKRKRDERRLKNTDIKVADFGNATYDDKYHRALVTTRYYRAPEVILALGWSQPCDVWSIGCILLEYYLGFAVFQARDNRQHLAMMERVLGPLPGHMIEKTRRRRYFHGARLDWDEHSSAGRSVSRRCKPLKEFMACHNSDHRNLFDLVQKMLEYDPAKRITLGEALKHPFFLPLKREKRKLSPVAEKADADVTPKRQKKY; translated from the exons ATGACGTATGCATCTGGGCGTTCTACAACTTCTGTTGCAATTCATGGATTTTCCTGCTTTTGCAGTCACTGTGTCCAGATGTTGGAATGGTTTGAGTACCATGGGCACGTCTGCATTGTTTTcgagctgctggggctcagcacctATGACTTTATTAAAGAGAATGGCTTTTTGCCATTGAGGCTGGAGCACATTAGACAGATGGCTTATCAGATCTGCAAATCTGTGAACT TTTTGCACGTGAACAGGTTGACGCATACAGAtctgaaaccagaaaatattttatttgtgacGTCTGACTATGTCGAAGAATATAACCCCAAACGG AAACGCGATGAACGGAGACTGAAAAATACAGACATCAAAGTTGCGGACTTTGGGAACGCAACGTATGATGACAAGTATCATCGCGCTTTGGTGACTACAAGATACTACAGAGCTCCTGAAGTGATCCTGG CACTGGGATGGTCGCAGCCATGTGATGTTTGGAGCATAGGATGTATCCTCCTAGAATACTACCTTGGATTCGCAGTATTTCAG GCCCGTGACAACAGACAGCACCTGGCAATGATGGAGCGGGTACTGGGGCCTTTGCCAGGGCACATGATAGAGAAAACCAG GAGACGCAGATATTTCCACGGTGCCCGGCTGGACTGGGATGAACACAGTTCCGCTGGAAGATCTGTCTCAAGGCGCTGTAAGCCCCTGAAG GAATTCATGGCCTGCCACAATTCTGACCACAGGAACCTCTTTGACCTCGTCCAGAAGATGTTGGAGTATGACCCAGCCAAGCGCATTACTCTTGGGGAAGCACTgaaacatccttttttcttgcccttgaaacgggagaaaaggaagctgtcTCCTGTAGCTGAGAAGGCTGATGCAGATGTCACtccaaagagacaaaaaaaatattaa